One window of Leifsonia sp. AK011 genomic DNA carries:
- a CDS encoding urease subunit alpha — MVWIDRSRYAAIFGPTTGDQIRLGDTDLWIEIEEDRTFGGEEAVFGGGKSIRESMAQATTSRADGALDTVITNAIILDWWGIVRADIGIRDGRIVGIGHAGNPDMSDGIDMIIGPSTDVISGEGRIVTAGAIDSHVHLISPSQIHEALATGITTVIGGGTGPSEGSKATTVTPGAWHLRTMLRSLDTLPVNFLLLGKGNTVSAESLREQALAGAGGYKVHEDWGSTPAAIDAALRAADDWGLQVALHSDSLNEAGYVDSTIRAIDGRSIHAFHVEGAGGGHAPDILTLASLPNVIPGSTNPTLPHTVNTVAEHLDMLMVCHHLNPAVPEDLAFAESRIRATTIAAEDILHDLGALSITSSDAQAMGRIGEVITRTWQVAHVMKVARGALDGGLPADNERARRYVAKYTINPAIAHGIAGEIGSVEVGKLADLTVWDPRFFGVRPEVVVKGGAIVWGALGDPNASIPTPQPVMMRPTFGDAVGADLSFAFVSPAAIEAGLADELGLRRQLRAIEPTRDIGKADLKNNSALPEIVIQPDTFEIAIDGEHVEPAPAASLPLSQLYNLF, encoded by the coding sequence ATGGTGTGGATCGACCGCTCGCGCTACGCCGCGATCTTCGGCCCGACGACCGGCGACCAGATCAGGCTCGGCGACACCGACCTGTGGATCGAGATCGAGGAGGATCGCACCTTCGGCGGTGAGGAGGCGGTCTTCGGCGGCGGCAAGTCGATCCGGGAGTCGATGGCGCAGGCCACCACATCCCGAGCGGACGGCGCACTCGACACCGTCATCACCAACGCGATCATCCTCGACTGGTGGGGAATCGTCCGGGCCGACATCGGCATCCGCGACGGCAGGATCGTCGGCATCGGCCATGCGGGGAACCCCGACATGAGCGACGGCATCGACATGATCATCGGACCGTCGACCGACGTCATCTCCGGCGAGGGGCGCATCGTGACCGCTGGCGCCATCGACTCGCACGTTCACCTGATCTCCCCGTCGCAGATCCACGAGGCTCTCGCGACGGGCATCACAACCGTCATCGGCGGTGGGACCGGGCCCTCCGAGGGCTCGAAGGCCACGACGGTGACGCCGGGAGCGTGGCACCTGAGGACGATGCTGCGATCGCTCGACACGCTCCCGGTCAACTTCCTCCTGCTCGGCAAGGGCAACACCGTCTCCGCGGAGTCCCTCCGTGAGCAGGCCCTCGCGGGTGCGGGTGGCTACAAGGTCCACGAGGACTGGGGGTCGACACCCGCCGCCATCGATGCGGCGCTGCGAGCGGCGGATGACTGGGGCCTCCAGGTCGCACTCCACTCCGACTCCCTCAACGAGGCGGGCTACGTCGACTCCACGATCCGCGCGATCGATGGCCGCTCGATCCACGCGTTCCACGTGGAGGGCGCCGGAGGAGGCCACGCGCCCGACATCCTCACGCTCGCGAGCCTGCCCAACGTCATCCCGGGCTCGACGAACCCCACGCTCCCGCACACGGTGAATACCGTCGCCGAGCACCTCGACATGCTCATGGTCTGCCACCACCTGAACCCCGCGGTGCCTGAAGATCTCGCGTTCGCGGAGTCGCGCATCCGGGCCACGACCATCGCGGCGGAGGACATCCTGCACGACCTCGGCGCTCTCTCGATCACGTCGTCCGACGCGCAGGCGATGGGCCGCATCGGCGAGGTCATCACGCGCACCTGGCAGGTCGCCCACGTCATGAAGGTTGCGCGCGGTGCCCTGGACGGCGGGCTCCCGGCCGACAATGAACGCGCCCGTCGGTACGTCGCCAAGTACACGATCAACCCCGCGATCGCGCACGGCATCGCCGGCGAGATCGGGTCGGTCGAGGTGGGCAAGCTCGCCGACCTCACGGTGTGGGACCCGCGGTTCTTCGGCGTCCGACCGGAGGTCGTCGTCAAAGGTGGCGCCATCGTCTGGGGTGCACTCGGCGACCCCAACGCGTCGATCCCGACGCCCCAGCCAGTCATGATGCGCCCTACCTTCGGCGACGCCGTCGGAGCCGACCTCTCGTTCGCCTTCGTCTCGCCCGCCGCGATCGAGGCCGGTCTCGCCGACGAGCTCGGCCTGCGCCGGCAGCTCCGCGCCATCGAGCCGACCCGTGACATCGGCAAGGCGGACCTCAAGAACAACAGCGCGCTGCCCGAGATCGTGATCCAGCCGGACACGTTCGAGATCGCGATCGACGGGGAGCACGTGGAGCCCGCGCCCGCGGCATCCCTGCCCCTGAGCCAGCTCTACAACCTGTTCTGA
- a CDS encoding urease accessory protein UreF: MTIAAASTVALLLADARLPSGGHAHSAGMEPALLGGMPATDVAAFLTQRARTTALVDAGAAVAAMHAVLDGDGRGLAPVERAWSARTASSAMRETSRELGRGLLRLARRIWPSAHGIGELGEAPPRPLVLGVIAAEVEMTAEELVRLAVYDDLASAVAALLKLEPRDPAEGVTLVLQACASVEPAVASIAAIWSPDDIPALSAPQAEAWAERHATTPRRLFRG; this comes from the coding sequence ATGACGATCGCCGCCGCCAGTACTGTCGCCCTCCTGCTCGCCGATGCTCGCCTGCCGAGCGGTGGGCACGCGCACTCCGCGGGCATGGAGCCCGCCCTCCTCGGTGGCATGCCCGCCACGGATGTCGCGGCCTTCCTCACGCAGCGTGCCCGCACCACGGCCCTCGTCGACGCCGGCGCCGCGGTGGCAGCCATGCATGCTGTGCTCGATGGCGATGGACGCGGCCTCGCGCCGGTCGAGCGTGCGTGGTCGGCACGCACCGCGAGTTCGGCGATGCGCGAGACATCCCGCGAGCTGGGGCGCGGACTGCTGCGTCTCGCGCGCCGAATCTGGCCGAGCGCCCACGGGATCGGGGAGCTCGGGGAGGCGCCGCCCCGGCCCCTCGTGCTCGGGGTGATCGCCGCCGAGGTGGAGATGACCGCGGAGGAACTCGTGCGGCTCGCGGTCTACGACGACCTCGCGAGCGCGGTCGCCGCCCTCCTCAAGCTGGAGCCGCGCGACCCAGCGGAGGGCGTGACGCTCGTGCTGCAGGCCTGCGCCTCGGTCGAACCCGCTGTTGCCTCGATCGCGGCCATCTGGTCGCCCGATGACATCCCCGCGCTCAGTGCGCCCCAGGCCGAGGCGTGGGCCGAACGACACGCCACAACCCCAAGGAGGCTCTTCCGTGGCTGA
- the ureG gene encoding urease accessory protein UreG, with protein sequence MAEQNTSTRALRLGVAGPVGTGKSSLIATVCRALADELRLGVITNDIYTDEDARFLRSAGVLEPERIRAVETGACPHTAIRDDITANLIAAEDLERDYAPLDVVLIESGGDNLTATFSPALVDAQLFVLDVAGGGDVARKGGPGIGRADLLVVNKTDLAPYVGVDVPLMVADARAARDGRAVLALSRTDPDSVAELRAWVLAMLAAHRSGNHVPQDPGPMAPHFHADEDGGHVHSHDEDHAHDHDHDHTHEHVGDRAHH encoded by the coding sequence GTGGCTGAACAGAACACATCCACCCGCGCACTTCGGCTCGGAGTGGCAGGTCCCGTGGGCACGGGAAAGTCGTCGCTCATCGCGACCGTCTGCCGCGCCCTGGCCGACGAGCTGCGGCTCGGCGTGATCACGAACGACATCTACACCGACGAGGATGCCCGCTTCCTGCGGTCGGCCGGAGTGCTCGAGCCCGAGCGCATCCGTGCCGTCGAGACCGGGGCCTGCCCGCACACCGCGATCCGCGACGACATCACCGCGAACCTCATCGCCGCGGAGGACCTTGAGCGTGACTACGCACCGCTCGACGTCGTGCTCATCGAGTCCGGAGGCGACAACCTGACCGCGACGTTCTCCCCCGCCCTCGTCGACGCACAGCTCTTCGTGCTCGATGTCGCCGGCGGTGGCGACGTCGCGCGCAAGGGTGGCCCTGGCATCGGTCGCGCCGACCTGCTCGTCGTGAACAAGACCGACCTCGCGCCCTACGTCGGTGTCGACGTGCCGCTCATGGTCGCCGACGCGCGCGCCGCACGTGACGGCCGAGCCGTGCTCGCACTGTCGCGGACGGATCCCGACTCCGTCGCCGAGTTGCGCGCCTGGGTACTCGCGATGCTCGCCGCCCACCGGTCGGGCAACCACGTGCCTCAGGACCCCGGGCCAATGGCGCCGCACTTCCACGCGGACGAGGACGGCGGCCACGTCCACTCGCACGACGAGGACCACGCGCACGACCACGACCACGACCACACCCACGAACATGTCGGGGACCGGGCTCACCACTGA
- a CDS encoding urease accessory protein UreD, with amino-acid sequence MSGTGLTTEPTRISVHAGETRVRVELVTGALAPRLIERDSASALVALAAAHMLLLDGDTATIEVEVGAGCTLEIEDIGGTVAYPGTSHWRVRAAVGEGGRLLWKGLPFVVTADATSHRTTDLHLSTGASALLRETLVLGRHGETGGAIDSRMSVSSVSVTGEHGPVLVERLEADAQHPGPGILGSHRVLDSVIAVGYRPPTAPGDLVLEHPGAVARYLGRETHASGLDAVWQRWRHALLEEQHTRPESAVLTTRVGGR; translated from the coding sequence ATGTCGGGGACCGGGCTCACCACTGAGCCGACGCGGATCTCCGTCCACGCGGGCGAGACACGCGTCCGCGTCGAGCTCGTCACGGGGGCGCTCGCACCTCGCCTGATCGAGCGGGACTCCGCCTCGGCACTCGTCGCTCTCGCGGCCGCGCACATGCTCCTGCTCGACGGCGACACGGCGACCATAGAGGTCGAGGTCGGTGCCGGGTGCACCCTCGAGATCGAGGACATCGGCGGCACAGTCGCCTACCCCGGCACGTCCCACTGGCGCGTTCGCGCGGCCGTCGGCGAAGGGGGCCGACTCCTGTGGAAGGGCCTGCCGTTCGTCGTGACCGCGGATGCCACCTCCCACCGCACGACCGACCTGCACCTGTCCACCGGCGCATCGGCACTCCTCCGCGAGACACTCGTGCTGGGTCGCCACGGCGAGACCGGTGGTGCGATCGATTCGCGGATGTCGGTGAGCAGTGTTTCGGTGACCGGAGAGCACGGCCCGGTGCTGGTCGAGCGACTCGAGGCCGACGCGCAACACCCCGGCCCTGGCATCCTGGGCTCCCACCGCGTGCTCGATTCGGTGATCGCGGTGGGGTACCGGCCGCCGACCGCTCCGGGCGACCTCGTGCTGGAGCATCCGGGGGCCGTCGCGCGGTACCTCGGGCGGGAGACCCACGCGTCGGGGCTCGACGCTGTGTGGCAGCGGTGGCGACACGCGCTGCTCGAAGAGCAGCACACCCGCCCCGAGAGTGCAGTTCTGACTACTCGCGTCGGCGGCCGCTAG
- a CDS encoding FAD-dependent oxidoreductase yields the protein MSFTRRSFLAGTASGLSVLVLAACTDGSPEPSPTPTTTPRPDGVPAARSFSRSRWSSDPYARGATSYLGVGRLPESREVLQRGILDRVFLAGDGLSDAQGTVRGAISSGRAAAVRVLEVTREGERVAIVGAGAAGTSAATLLAASGTDVIVVEARDRTGGRIDSRVAGEDYFELGAWRLGQVDDADLIDTMTRDGIQFAPIDDASAYALGGADAPAELAADDPALAAASAAPGEAAAWAQDQPEDVSVAEALQEGVDLPSADDVTAEVLLEQVLLDIAGMTGADADALSAWFSTPTPQPSAVPLGPLSSFIDTALDGIDTVVSTAVAGIAYNDEGVSLRLGTGESLSVDRVIVTAPIGVLKEQLIDFDPALPLTHRAALNDLSVGDIELVRMEFETAFWSTDAAWWVREDEDELIRLWVNLQPATGRPVLLGIVGGERSRELSELDDDDLQAAARRSLAPFAS from the coding sequence ATGTCTTTCACACGCCGAAGCTTCCTCGCAGGCACAGCGTCGGGCCTATCGGTGCTGGTTCTCGCGGCGTGCACCGACGGTTCGCCGGAGCCATCCCCCACGCCGACGACGACGCCCCGCCCCGACGGGGTGCCTGCCGCCCGGTCCTTCTCCCGCTCCCGCTGGTCGAGCGATCCGTACGCCCGCGGCGCCACGAGCTACCTCGGTGTGGGGCGACTTCCGGAGAGCAGAGAGGTGCTGCAGCGTGGCATCCTCGACCGGGTGTTCCTCGCCGGCGACGGGCTTTCCGATGCGCAGGGCACGGTTCGTGGCGCGATATCGTCCGGACGGGCCGCTGCAGTGCGCGTGCTCGAGGTCACCCGCGAGGGCGAACGGGTCGCCATCGTTGGTGCCGGAGCGGCGGGCACGAGCGCAGCAACACTGCTGGCGGCGAGCGGCACCGACGTGATCGTGGTCGAGGCCCGCGATCGCACGGGCGGTCGCATCGACAGCAGGGTCGCCGGCGAAGACTACTTCGAGTTGGGCGCCTGGCGCCTGGGGCAGGTCGATGACGCTGACCTCATCGACACGATGACGCGCGACGGCATCCAGTTCGCGCCGATCGACGATGCCTCGGCCTATGCGCTGGGGGGAGCGGATGCCCCGGCCGAACTCGCCGCGGACGATCCTGCCCTGGCCGCAGCATCCGCCGCCCCCGGCGAAGCCGCAGCGTGGGCACAGGACCAACCCGAGGACGTCTCCGTGGCCGAAGCACTCCAGGAGGGAGTGGACTTGCCCTCGGCCGACGACGTGACCGCTGAGGTGCTGCTCGAGCAGGTGCTCCTGGACATCGCCGGGATGACGGGTGCCGATGCCGACGCGCTCAGTGCGTGGTTCTCCACACCGACCCCGCAGCCCTCGGCGGTACCCCTGGGACCACTCTCGTCGTTCATCGACACGGCTCTCGACGGTATCGACACGGTCGTGTCGACCGCGGTCGCCGGGATCGCCTATAACGACGAGGGCGTCAGTCTTCGCCTCGGTACGGGCGAGTCACTCAGTGTCGACAGGGTCATCGTGACTGCTCCGATCGGCGTGCTGAAGGAGCAGCTCATCGACTTCGACCCTGCCCTCCCGTTGACTCACCGGGCCGCGCTCAACGATCTCTCGGTCGGGGACATCGAGTTGGTGCGGATGGAGTTCGAGACGGCCTTCTGGAGCACGGATGCCGCGTGGTGGGTGCGCGAGGACGAGGACGAGCTGATTCGCCTGTGGGTCAACCTGCAACCAGCAACCGGCCGCCCGGTGCTCCTCGGGATTGTGGGCGGTGAGCGGTCCCGCGAGTTATCCGAGCTGGATGACGACGATCTCCAGGCGGCGGCCCGCCGGAGTCTGGCGCCCTTCGCCTCCTGA
- a CDS encoding DUF2277 domain-containing protein has product MCRNIRVLHNFEPATTDEEVREAALQFVRKVSGSTHPSRANTAAFERAIDEIALATRRMLDELVTNAPPKNREAEALKGRERHEKRMEREVRIRTS; this is encoded by the coding sequence ATGTGCCGCAACATTCGCGTCCTCCACAACTTCGAACCGGCCACCACGGATGAGGAGGTGCGGGAGGCCGCGCTGCAGTTCGTGCGCAAAGTCAGTGGCTCGACGCATCCGTCGCGGGCCAACACCGCAGCCTTCGAGCGAGCCATCGACGAGATCGCGCTGGCCACCCGCCGCATGCTCGACGAGCTCGTCACAAACGCGCCACCCAAGAACCGTGAAGCCGAAGCCCTCAAGGGGCGAGAGCGCCACGAGAAGCGCATGGAGCGAGAGGTGCGGATCCGGACGAGCTGA
- a CDS encoding MarR family winged helix-turn-helix transcriptional regulator, which translates to MAAHDGNPEAGPVAPDLGWSLSVILRRWHELVESALTGLPNGTRGYQILSVISQGDPPTQSALAKHLTIDKTVMPYIIDSLETAGLLERHVDAQDRRAKRIVITPRGAAALAEYQSAVRDAEQQALGDVPPAIRAAFIDQAESLALSINAGPPPADACSDSIDGLTVSGVAPLR; encoded by the coding sequence ATGGCCGCACATGATGGCAACCCTGAAGCTGGCCCAGTCGCGCCCGACCTGGGTTGGTCTCTCAGCGTGATTCTGCGCCGATGGCACGAACTCGTCGAAAGTGCGCTCACAGGACTCCCGAACGGCACGAGGGGCTACCAGATCCTGTCGGTCATCAGCCAGGGCGACCCGCCCACACAGAGCGCGCTCGCCAAGCACCTCACGATCGACAAAACCGTGATGCCGTACATCATCGATTCGCTCGAGACGGCCGGTCTACTCGAGCGGCACGTGGATGCACAGGACCGCCGAGCGAAGCGGATCGTGATCACTCCTCGCGGCGCCGCGGCACTCGCGGAGTACCAGTCGGCCGTGCGCGACGCAGAACAGCAAGCGCTCGGCGATGTCCCTCCCGCCATTCGCGCAGCATTCATCGACCAGGCCGAGAGCCTCGCCCTGTCGATCAACGCGGGACCCCCGCCCGCGGATGCCTGCTCCGACTCGATCGACGGTCTGACCGTGTCTGGAGTAGCTCCTCTCAGATAG
- a CDS encoding NADPH-dependent FMN reductase, producing MSDLKIAVIVASTRPGRVGDQLGSWVLARATSRDDATYDLIDLNDLPLSRLDESIPAAMGAYEHDHTKDWAALISRYDGYVFVTPEYNKSIPGSLKNAIDFVYSEWNNKAAGIVSYGGVVSGSRAAEHLRLILAELQIASVRQQVMFSTGADFENYSVLKTPGDPHAAALDTMLDQLVSWSTALKTVRAGQAR from the coding sequence ATGTCCGACCTCAAGATTGCTGTCATCGTGGCGAGCACCCGCCCCGGCCGAGTGGGGGACCAGCTCGGTAGCTGGGTACTCGCTCGGGCGACATCCCGGGATGACGCGACCTACGACCTCATCGACCTGAACGACCTGCCACTCTCGCGCCTCGACGAGAGCATCCCGGCAGCGATGGGCGCGTACGAGCATGACCACACCAAGGACTGGGCTGCCCTGATCTCCCGGTACGACGGCTATGTGTTCGTGACCCCGGAGTACAACAAGTCGATTCCGGGTTCTCTCAAGAACGCGATCGACTTCGTCTACTCCGAGTGGAACAACAAGGCGGCGGGGATCGTCAGCTACGGCGGGGTCGTCTCGGGCTCCCGCGCTGCCGAGCACCTGAGGCTGATCCTGGCGGAGCTGCAGATCGCGAGCGTTCGCCAGCAGGTGATGTTCTCCACCGGTGCCGACTTCGAGAACTACTCCGTGCTCAAGACCCCCGGTGACCCGCACGCGGCTGCGCTCGACACCATGCTCGATCAGTTGGTGTCGTGGTCCACGGCACTCAAGACCGTGCGCGCAGGCCAGGCACGCTGA
- a CDS encoding SDR family NAD(P)-dependent oxidoreductase, translating to MARLEGKVVIVTGASGGLGFAGAELMAREGARVVMSGRSSSVVDRASVLRSQGFDVTTHIGDVAEPTDVRAMVATAMDTYGRLDVLWNNAALVDVDWILGDTDVVDMSLEHFMRTIEVNTGSVFLGAKYAIPHMIASGGGSIINTSSLQGFAGDTNLTAYGTSKAAMNYLTQSIATGFGRQGIRANTLAPGLIPPPQAAAAQPGHRLEGAASTQVVLDSQLLGTVGEPSDVANAAVFLASDESKFITGQILYIDGGFTAHQPTYADKLRQRG from the coding sequence ATGGCCCGGCTTGAAGGAAAGGTCGTCATCGTCACCGGTGCCTCGGGCGGGCTGGGTTTTGCCGGCGCGGAACTGATGGCGAGGGAGGGCGCCCGGGTTGTGATGTCCGGTCGGTCGTCATCAGTTGTTGACCGGGCATCCGTTCTGCGCAGCCAGGGCTTCGACGTGACCACCCACATCGGCGACGTGGCGGAGCCGACCGATGTGCGGGCGATGGTTGCCACCGCGATGGACACCTACGGTCGACTCGACGTGCTCTGGAACAACGCCGCACTCGTGGACGTCGACTGGATCCTCGGCGACACCGACGTGGTGGACATGAGCCTCGAGCACTTCATGAGAACGATCGAGGTGAACACGGGCAGCGTCTTCCTCGGCGCCAAGTACGCGATCCCCCACATGATCGCGTCGGGAGGAGGGTCGATCATCAACACCTCGTCGCTGCAGGGCTTCGCGGGTGACACGAACCTCACGGCCTACGGAACCAGCAAGGCGGCGATGAACTATCTGACCCAATCGATCGCGACGGGGTTCGGTCGGCAGGGTATTCGTGCGAACACGCTCGCGCCGGGCCTCATCCCTCCGCCCCAAGCGGCAGCAGCCCAGCCCGGCCACCGGCTCGAAGGCGCAGCCAGCACGCAGGTGGTTCTCGACTCCCAGCTGCTCGGAACCGTGGGCGAACCGTCGGATGTCGCGAATGCGGCTGTCTTCCTTGCCTCCGATGAGTCCAAGTTCATCACCGGGCAGATCCTCTACATCGACGGCGGCTTCACGGCACACCAACCGACGTACGCGGACAAGCTGCGCCAGCGGGGCTAG
- a CDS encoding zinc-binding alcohol dehydrogenase family protein, whose translation MTIQNSALWLSSRAGELTLAPAPYTPPASGQVVVRTRAVAINPLDAIGAFIYRVAFPWVRFPAIIGTDVAGEIVEVGAGVTRLAPGDRVIGYAVGLEKSRNNPAEGAFQHYVVLLEHLVSPIPDAVTFEEASVLPLTLATAAVGLYQKDQLGLPLPTIGPIDRAQTVLVWGGSTSLGSNAIQLARSSGYRVVATASPRNVDYVRSLGAEAVIDYRSVNAVDELVTAIGNSPLTGTIAIGDGSLRPSIRVASRTQGSRRVASAMVGPLISLQALRARMSGVHVSTIWGGSLKDNEVGPAIFADFLPNALATAQYRPAPVADVVGTGLEAIPGAIQKLKGGVSASKLVVTI comes from the coding sequence ATGACCATTCAGAACTCGGCCCTCTGGCTCTCGAGCCGCGCAGGCGAGCTGACCCTCGCCCCTGCCCCGTACACACCACCCGCTTCGGGGCAGGTGGTCGTGCGCACCCGGGCCGTCGCCATCAACCCACTAGACGCGATTGGCGCCTTCATCTACCGCGTTGCTTTTCCGTGGGTGCGGTTTCCGGCGATCATCGGCACGGATGTCGCAGGCGAGATCGTTGAGGTCGGTGCGGGCGTCACCCGCCTGGCTCCGGGCGACCGCGTCATCGGGTACGCCGTCGGCTTAGAGAAATCTCGCAACAATCCGGCCGAGGGCGCATTCCAGCATTACGTGGTTCTACTGGAGCACCTTGTCTCGCCGATCCCCGACGCGGTGACGTTCGAGGAAGCATCCGTTCTGCCGCTCACACTCGCCACCGCAGCCGTTGGCCTGTACCAGAAGGATCAGCTAGGCCTCCCGTTGCCCACCATTGGCCCTATCGACCGGGCACAGACGGTCCTCGTGTGGGGCGGGTCGACGAGCCTCGGAAGCAACGCGATCCAGCTGGCTCGAAGCTCTGGGTATCGCGTCGTGGCCACGGCATCACCCCGCAATGTCGACTACGTGCGGTCGCTGGGCGCCGAGGCCGTCATCGACTATCGCAGCGTCAACGCAGTGGATGAACTCGTCACCGCGATCGGTAATAGTCCTCTCACTGGAACCATCGCAATTGGCGATGGATCGCTTCGCCCCAGCATCCGGGTCGCTTCTCGAACCCAGGGGAGCCGCCGCGTCGCCTCAGCGATGGTGGGCCCACTCATCAGCCTTCAGGCTCTCCGCGCCCGCATGAGCGGTGTGCACGTGAGCACGATCTGGGGCGGCAGCCTCAAAGACAACGAGGTGGGCCCCGCGATCTTTGCTGACTTCCTGCCGAATGCCCTGGCAACGGCCCAATACCGCCCGGCACCGGTCGCCGACGTAGTCGGCACCGGACTCGAGGCGATCCCTGGTGCGATACAGAAACTGAAGGGCGGGGTGTCGGCGAGCAAGCTGGTCGTCACGATCTGA
- a CDS encoding TetR/AcrR family transcriptional regulator has translation MSDRPFHHGSLRTALLERAEIVLRERGIDALSLRELARDVGVSHGAPRTHFVDRHAMLGALADRGFDRLAHAMRTAATSQPDDAGSSLLASARAYIDFAIAEPALVNLMFSSLKDDPNSASSGAGRFFGTVRELVGSWMKAGAVAGDDLDRMALLVSAMMRGVATFAASGRLSSEEIDNLVVDAVASFAALPPRPGG, from the coding sequence GTGTCAGATCGGCCATTTCACCACGGCAGTTTGCGCACGGCGCTGCTCGAACGGGCTGAGATTGTTCTGCGTGAACGTGGCATCGACGCTCTCTCATTGCGCGAACTCGCCCGAGATGTCGGCGTCAGTCACGGAGCGCCCCGCACCCACTTCGTCGACCGCCACGCGATGCTCGGCGCTCTCGCCGATCGGGGCTTCGATCGACTCGCCCACGCGATGCGCACCGCCGCGACCAGTCAGCCTGACGACGCGGGCTCCTCCCTCCTGGCGTCAGCCCGCGCCTACATCGACTTTGCGATTGCTGAGCCCGCCCTCGTCAACCTAATGTTTTCGAGCCTCAAGGATGACCCGAACTCGGCCTCGAGTGGTGCCGGACGGTTCTTCGGCACAGTGCGGGAGCTCGTCGGTTCGTGGATGAAGGCTGGCGCAGTGGCAGGCGATGACCTCGACCGTATGGCCCTGCTCGTATCGGCCATGATGCGGGGGGTCGCCACTTTTGCGGCCTCCGGTCGCCTGAGTTCCGAGGAGATCGACAACCTCGTTGTGGACGCGGTAGCCAGCTTCGCTGCACTGCCGCCTAGGCCAGGAGGGTGA
- a CDS encoding EamA family transporter, protein MKATRGGVVGSAGIVVLGLVCQELGAAIAVTVFPQVGPIGMVTLRLVFSALILLVIFRPSVRRRSRADWLTVLAFGLVLAGMNALFYLALERLHLGVTLTIEILGPLILSVVVSRRASSWLWAILAFAGVAIVGWGGAGELDPLGVLFAAGAGAAWAGYILLSRRAGATFGRLDGLAFAMAIGALAILPFGIGSAGLALVQPWVLLLGVAIAVLSSTVPYGLELIALRRLPASAFSILLSLAPALAALAGLFILGQSLSWADVAGIALVVVASMGAVRAAARADRLETDEPAP, encoded by the coding sequence GTGAAGGCGACGCGCGGCGGTGTTGTGGGGTCGGCGGGCATCGTCGTACTCGGGTTGGTGTGCCAGGAACTCGGCGCTGCGATCGCGGTGACGGTCTTCCCGCAGGTCGGCCCGATCGGCATGGTGACCCTGCGCCTCGTGTTCTCCGCGCTCATCCTTCTGGTGATCTTCCGCCCGTCCGTGCGCAGACGTTCGCGCGCCGACTGGCTGACCGTGCTCGCGTTCGGACTCGTGCTCGCGGGCATGAACGCGCTGTTCTATCTGGCGCTCGAGCGGTTGCACCTCGGCGTGACCCTGACCATCGAGATTCTCGGGCCGTTGATCCTCTCCGTCGTGGTGAGCCGTCGGGCGTCGAGCTGGCTGTGGGCGATTCTCGCGTTCGCCGGTGTTGCCATCGTGGGCTGGGGTGGTGCGGGCGAGCTCGACCCGCTCGGTGTGCTGTTCGCGGCCGGCGCTGGTGCGGCGTGGGCCGGCTACATCCTGCTGTCGAGGCGCGCGGGCGCGACCTTCGGGCGCCTCGACGGACTCGCCTTCGCGATGGCAATCGGCGCGCTGGCGATCCTTCCGTTCGGCATCGGCAGTGCGGGGCTCGCCCTCGTGCAGCCCTGGGTGCTGCTCCTCGGCGTCGCGATCGCCGTGCTCTCGTCGACGGTGCCGTACGGTCTGGAACTCATCGCGCTGCGGCGGCTGCCGGCATCCGCGTTCTCGATCCTGCTGAGTCTCGCGCCCGCTCTTGCTGCGCTCGCGGGCCTCTTCATTCTCGGGCAGTCCCTGTCGTGGGCGGATGTCGCGGGCATAGCCCTCGTCGTCGTGGCCTCCATGGGCGCCGTCCGCGCCGCCGCCAGGGCCGACCGCCTGGAGACGGACGAGCCGGCCCCCTGA
- a CDS encoding MmcQ/YjbR family DNA-binding protein, with the protein MAEHPSAFEAGDPLVERVRRLCLPFPEAIEVEAWGHPTFRAGKKIFASVSSPRGLGHAVVFKPDPEDAPALRQDSRIFDPPYWGGKNGWLGIGIDDPDLDWELVAELIDASYRQVALVRQVKLLDAR; encoded by the coding sequence ATGGCCGAGCATCCGAGTGCCTTCGAGGCAGGCGACCCGCTCGTGGAGCGGGTTCGGCGCCTGTGCCTGCCGTTCCCGGAGGCCATCGAGGTCGAGGCGTGGGGGCATCCCACGTTCCGTGCGGGCAAGAAGATCTTCGCGAGTGTCTCGTCGCCGCGCGGGCTCGGGCACGCGGTCGTCTTCAAGCCCGATCCCGAGGATGCACCCGCCCTCCGGCAGGATTCGCGCATCTTCGACCCGCCGTACTGGGGTGGCAAGAACGGCTGGCTCGGCATCGGCATCGACGACCCGGACCTCGACTGGGAGTTGGTCGCCGAACTCATCGACGCCTCGTACCGGCAGGTCGCGCTCGTGCGCCAGGTGAAGCTGCTGGATGCCCGATGA